Sequence from the Seriola aureovittata isolate HTS-2021-v1 ecotype China chromosome 6, ASM2101889v1, whole genome shotgun sequence genome:
ACGGTCTTTGTCGTTTATTTTTTCAATGGAGATTTCAGTTGGGCTCCCTCTTAAATGTTAAACCATTACTCTGTTTGGAAAAGGGTCGTTTATATCTGAAGTTTAATAGTCAATTAAAAACTACAACCAGTGATGATTGTGTGCGTAAAGGAGGGGCGCATGCCAAAGTGAACGAATGCCACTGGAAGAAATTGCACCAAAGATGTCAACATTGCTTTACCACCCACTCGAAATCGATTGTATTACCTTCAAGAAGGTGGCTCCTCGTATAAATAGGGACGCATTATTTCAAGAAAGAAGGTGGTGAGCAGAATCTACTGgctgttctccctctctccgaTCGGAACTACAGACAACGCCTGGAAGAATTTGCTCAAGACAACTGTGTCCACTCTCCGGGACATAAGCATCTTTAACGCCCAAACTAGTAAGTCTAAAGTTAGATTAACTGCATTGGTTTTACCCATGTATTAAACTAGAAGAAATGCGACTATTTTGTGGTGATTAAGTCCACTTTTAGAAGCTCTGTATGTTACCTCTgtcattgatttttctttttagcaatTTTGGGAAAGTGAAGGATCTTAAATGGTAATGCTGATACATCTGTTGAGGTTAAGCATGATCAAAGTGTACAGTTATATTTTTGGTCGTTAGAATTAaacaaatatgatgatttttttgactttaCAGAAATCATGTAACTCCTGAGTAACAAAACTTATTTGCATATGTTTTCAGACAGTGAAGTCATGCAGGTGGAGAGGAAATGGCATATACTGTTGACAATCTTCTTTCTGCTCATCACCTCGGGCCAATGTATGGACAGCAAGGAGGtcaagcagaaagagagaaggaccCTTTTGGATCTAATCTTACAGGTTATCAGAGACAGCCAGCAACGGGACAAACCCGTCCCCAGGCGCTGTAGCAGTGGACTCTTCACTTCTGCCCAAGACATGAAGTTCTCCTCCCGTGAAAAGCCTTTCTATGTTCCAAGGCTGGATAACAGTAGACTCATAGGTAAGCTgataagatttatttttaggTCCTGATGATGAAAGCATAATCCCCATTTCACTGTGGGAGACAGCTGTCAATGGTCTGGCCTGTGCTGTACATCTTATTTAGAAGCCTTATTTAGTTTGGCTGAATGGAACTTCAGTTTATCCATGTTAATTAAAGAAATATGGAAAATGAAATAAGGTTTGCCTGTTCATATATGGTATTTGGCAAGAGTATATTTAAAAGACAGGGTAGAGTATCAAGATATTATTGTCCTCAAATGTCCAACTCAATTTTTTATAAGATGTAATGCAGGTATGCTTAATCTGTGGAGGACAAAGAGGTTATGCCACATTTATCATCGTTGGTGTTCCTATTTCTAATAGATATCTTTTCACCACGTGTTTTGAACACATCACTCCCTCACTCAAACTGATTGACTGATGAAGGGAGACGTGGATAGGTGCTTTGAATTCATGTAGGAGGAGCACCGTCACACCAAACTTGTGAATGATTCATTCAGTATGATTCATTGTGGAATCTTCAAGATGAATGATGccgcccccctcccccttccacacacacacatacacacacacacacacacacagacacatacacacatgcatacaacaCAGTATGGCATCCTAGAAACCCAGAAATCATCGCCAATCATGAGTATCTCTGCAAGATGGAGCAAGGCTGTGCCATGTCACATCCATGTAACTTACAGCGGTGTATCACAGTCACTGTTACTC
This genomic interval carries:
- the alkal1 gene encoding ALK and LTK ligand 1 → MQVERKWHILLTIFFLLITSGQCMDSKEVKQKERRTLLDLILQVIRDSQQRDKPVPRRCSSGLFTSAQDMKFSSREKPFYVPRLDNSRLIEIVPRDVNMKGKFIQHFTAGPVKFSSECRTHFHRLYHNTRDCSRPAYYKRCARLLTRLAMSPLCMQS